From a region of the Leishmania major strain Friedlin complete genome, chromosome 32 genome:
- a CDS encoding putative phenylalanyl-tRNA synthetase alpha chain yields the protein MEQALIEAAILKALSSAERVLSTDVAESIRVDHQDIVGAGKSLEADNYIRSEMEQRMVLKLSNEAQQIMESGSPEYLAWCLLQDGRMSQEDVASKLGKEATGVALANGIKSKMFKTTKEDGKVFLERVPGSDNVVDAVRESLKQAAAAAGAVDTKTLETLKKRKLAAMEAKKVFAYTKGAAYAPERSAKAVGDLTREMLVDGSWKNRQFKEYNFSAQGAEVGGGALHPLLKVRQEFREILMELGFQEMDTQHWAEVSFWNFDSLIIPQQHPARDLQDTFFLSKPETSKVNDLEYVARVKAQHEESFRTPWKLEEASRNVLRTHTTGSSAFVLKNLAKFASRGPDGKLHFSPGRYYSIDRVFRNEEMDRTHLCEFHQVEGFVIDRDISLAKMMHTFDSFFRRIGVSQLRFKPAFNPYTEPSMEIFGFHTGLNKWIEVGNSGLFRPELLRPMGFEDGVTVMAWGLSLERPTMIKYGINNIHELFGHRVDIRFIKRAAIARY from the coding sequence ATGGAGCAGGCGCTGATTGAGGCGGCCATTCTCAAGGCGCTGTCGAGTGCCGAGCGAGTGCTCTCGACGGATGTGGCAGAGTCGATTAGGGTCGACCACCAGGACATCGTGGGCGCCGGCAAGTCCCTGGAGGCGGACAACTACATCCGATCGGAAATGGAGCAAAGAATGGTGCTGAAGCTCTCCAACGAGGCTCAGCAGATCATGGAGAGCGGCAGCCCTGAGTACCTGGCCTGGTGTCTGCTACAGGACGGAAGGATGAGCCAGGAGGATGTAGCAAGCAAACTCGGCAAGGAGGCGAcgggggtggcgctggccaACGGCATCAAGTCGAAGATGTTCAAGACGACAAAGGAGGACGGAAAGGTGTTCCTGGAGCGCGTGCCGGGCAGCGACAACGTCGTTGATGCCGTTCGTGAGTCGCTGAAGcaggctgctgccgcggcgggcgCGGTTGACACCAAGACGCTGGAAACGCTCAAGAAACGCAAACTCGCTGCCATGGAGGCGAAAAAGGTGTTTGCGTACACGAAGGGTGCCGCCTACGCTCCAGAGCGCTCCGCTAAGGCCGTGGGTGACCTGACACGCGAGATGCTCGTCGATGGCTCGTGGAAGAACCGGCAGTTCAAGGAGTACAATTTTTCTGCACAGGGTGCCGaggtgggtggcggtgcactGCATCCGCTGTTGAAGGTGCGACAGGAGTTCCGTGAGATCCTCATGGAGCTTGGATTCCAGGAGATGGACACGCAGCATTGGGCGGAGGTGTCGTTCTGGAACTTCGACTCACTCATCATTCCTCAGCAGCATCCGGCGCGGGATCTGCAGGACACCTTCTTCCTGTCGAAGCCGGAGACTTCGAAGGTTAACGATTTGGAGTACGTGGCGCGCGTCAAGGCGCAGCATGAGGAGAGCTTCCGTACGCCGTGGAAGCTTGAGGAGGCAAGCCGTAATGTGCTGCGCACCCACACCACCGGCTCCTCGGCCTTCGTGCTGAAAAATCTCGCCAAATTTGCGAGCCGTGGCCCGGATGGCAAGCTGCACTTCAGCCCCGGGCGCTACTATAGCATTGACCGCGTCTTCCGCAATGAGGAGATGGACCGCACTCACCTGTGCGAGTTCCACCAGGTCGAGGGCTTCGTCATTGATCGCGACATTTCGCTTGCCAAGATGATGCACACCTTTGACTCCTTCTTCCGTCGCATTGGcgtgtcgcagctgcgcttcAAGCCCGCCTTCAACCCGTACACGGAGCCCTCGATGGAGATCTTCGGCTTCCACACTGGCCTGAACAAGTGGATCGAGGTGGGCAACAGCGGTCTCTTCCggccagagctgctgcgtccGATGGGCTTCGAGGACGGCGTGACGGTGATGGCTTGGGGCCTCTCGCTGGAGCGGCCGACGATGATTAAGTACGGTATCAACAATATTCACGAGCTCTTTGGCCATCGCGTTGACATCCGCTTCATCAAGCGCGCCGCGATTGCCCGCTACTAG
- a CDS encoding putative 60S ribosomal protein L18a, whose product MVKPHLRHYQVVGRESPSEKNPEPTVYKFEVFAPNFVVAKSRFWRMMRVKNKVKATHGDVLSCKVVKDAKLVARNYLVDIAYYSQRCGYTRMVKEFRDVSKTGAVSQAYHDLASRHRARYHNIEVLNVKSIPDHEVKHLSIAQYHAPNLSFPLLQRRTKATRKDRAIFVKKNTKRAVVA is encoded by the coding sequence ATGGTCAAGCCGCACTTGCGCCACTACCAGGTGGTCGGCCGCGAGTCGCCCTCGGAGAAGAACCCTGAGCCGACTGTGTACAAGTTTGAGGTGTTCGCCCCAAACTTCGTCGTCGCCAAGAGCCGTTTCTGGCGCATGATGAGGGTCAAGAACAAGGTCAAGGCCACTCACGGTGACGTGCTCTCCTGCAAGGTCGTGAAGGATGCGAAGCTGGTGGCGCGCAACTACCTGGTCGACATCGCGTACTAcagccagcgctgcggctACACGCGCATGGTCAAGGAGTTCCGCGACGTCTCCAAGACTGGCGCCGTGAGCCAGGCGTACCACGATCTGGCCTCCCGCCACCGTGCCCGCTACCACAACATCGAGGTGCTGAACGTGAAGAGCATCCCGGACCACGAGGTGAAGCACCTGAGCATTGCCCAATACCACGCCCCGAACCTGTCCTtcccgctcctgcagcgccgcaccaaGGCGACCCGCAAGGACCGTGCCATCTTCGTCAAGAAGAACACGAagcgcgcggtggtggcgtaA
- a CDS encoding putative ethanolamine-phosphate cytidylyltransferase produces MPTVSSSTPSPASTPTVGVPPGKVWLNADEPNDEYSLFCTEAIPPKVPGTVRIWVDGCFDMLHFGHANALRRARRLGDELFVGCHSDEEVMRFKGPPIMHAEERYEALRACKWVDHVVENYPYCTRLKDIERFEIDYVVHGDDISVDLNGRNSYQEIIDAGKFKVVKRTKGISTTDLVGRMLLCTKNHMLKSVDEVQLENSLLEHSPTMPCLTTSRKIVQFSNNSSPKPGDRIVYVDGSFDLFHIGHIRVLQKARELGDYVIAGVYEDQVVNEHKGKNYPIMSFNERVLGVLSCRYVDEVVMGVPFDVSKDVIDGLHINVVVGDKFSDLVVEEGGSTRYEVPKAMGIYHEVDSGCILSTDSLIDRVVENRLDFLKRQAEKRIKDTKSQEIKPDEYRKLREAS; encoded by the coding sequence ATGCCCACCGTTTCTTCGTCAACTCCGTCGCCTGCCTCCACGCCCACGGTGGGGGTGCCACCAGGCAAAGTGTGGCTGAACGCCGATGAGCCGAATGACGAGTACTCGCTGTTCTGCACCGAGGCGATCCCGCCGAAGGTGCCAGGCACAGTTCGCATTTGGGTGGACGGCTGCTTCGATATGCTCCACTTTGGGCACGCGAATGCACTGCGGCGGGCACGTCGACTTGGCGACGAGCTCTTCGTTGGGTGCCACAGTGATGAGGAGGTAATGCGCTTCAAGGGGCCGCCGATCATGCACGCCGAGGAGCGCTatgaggcgctgcgggcgtGCAAATGGGTCGACCACGTGGTCGAGAACTATCCCTACTGTACACGGCTCAAGGATATCGAGCGGTTCGAGATCGACTACGTCGTGCACGGTGACGACATCTCCGTGGACTTGAATGGTCGCAACTCGTACCAGGAGATCATCGATGCCGGCAAGTTCAAGGTGGTGAAGCGCACCAAGGGCATCTCCACGACAGACCTGGTGGGGCGCATGCTCCTATGCACTAAGAACCACATGCTCAAGTCAGTGGACGAGGTGCAGCTGGAGAACTCCCTGCTCGAGCACAGCCCCACCATGCCCTGCCTGACTACGTCCCGCAAGATTGTGCAGTTCAGCAACAACTCAAGCCCCAAGCCAGGCGACCGTATCGTCTACGTGGACGGCAGTTTCGATCTCTTTCACATTGGCCACATCCGCGTTTTGCAGAAGGCGCGCGAGTTGGGCGACTACGTCATTGCCGGCGTGTATGAGGATCAGGTGGTGAATGAGCACAAAGGCAAGAACTACCCAATCATGAGCTTCAACGAGCGTGTGCTCGGGGTCCTGTCGTGCCGTTACGTTGACGAAGTGGTGATGGGCGTGCCATTTGACGTCAGCAAGGATGTGATTGACGGCCTCCACATTAATGTGGTTGTAGGCGACAAGTTCTCGGACCTGGTGgtagaggagggaggaagtACGAGGTACGAGGTGCCCAAGGCGATGGGCATCTACCACGAAGTGGACTCGGGCTGCATCCTCTCCACGGACTCTCTCATCGACCGTGTGGTCGAAAACCGCCTCGACTTTCTGAAGCGTCAGGCGGAAAAGCGGATCAAGGACACGAAGAGCCAGGAGATCAAGCCGGACGAGTACCGCAAATTACGGGAGGCAAGCTAG
- a CDS encoding putative vacuolar proton-ATPase-like protein, protein MPWHQEQCSGLWRSEDMIRVNIILQREVLHDTMYEVGMLGCVQFLDMNEGVTAFARPFTEELRRCEELQRKLHFIEESMCKDADLLERYPEDVHMSATVEEMRSSLLRGQMHMIDDRIESTVNELTAMLTSLEGFQHEMNQNQEMALLYYKYRLLVETPCDMAASNSSYAHHGAAVSSEAFSRLASLFGFIDSKLSEELYRLCYRITRGNAIVEISNEPAMFVDVQTGERNVAKTSFMVLCASPTMITRLKKLMIGLGADVYTLDEVQSRGIELTTSTTAHHVEDTIEGVERRKRDVLTLWYEEHRLYKTYLKVEKVVLTAMNTCAMSGSTCTASAWVPLRHEQSLRRALQDAVASANGSVESIVTLHAEQKHPPTFFETNRFTESFQGIVDSYGMARYKEVNPGVFTIITFPYLFGIMYGDIGHGFLLLFIALFFISKEKAWRTAQLNEIVAMAFGGRYLLLLMSLFAIYMGVLYNDFFGFSLNLFSSGYTWAPISEQKGTTYPTTPNGLPSVKPPRVYAMGLDAAWAETDNKLEFYNSVKMKHAVIVGVAQMFAGLFLSLNNSIYEKNWYKIAFLFVPEFVFLLCTFGYMSILIMVKWCRTWENTNKAPSILEIMTNFFLQPGSVPNPLFGGQAGLQVFLLLAAFAMVPFMLLGMPYIEMRDYKRWQRRRQVWGSRRRHGRALRTSVVTIENSDYTDAFLNEPSASLQHRQTSDSGDESAHRNLMSDDDETANIFGDDNMHPFGVPAASSEEGSTATVIERENEKFEHFDVSELIIHYVIHTIEYVLSSVSNTASYLRLWALSLAHSQLSEVFFSFTVAKTLDIDNSSGFVIAIGVLLWIGTTLGVLVGMEALSAFLHALRLHWVEFQNKFYAGDGRAFDPLDLTNLNTAN, encoded by the coding sequence ATGCCGTGGCATCAGGAACAATGCAGCGGCTTGTGGCGGTCGGAGGACATGATCCGCGTCAACATTATCCTTCAGCGAGAGGTTCTGCATGACACCATGTATGAGGTTGGTATGCTGGGCTGCGTGCAGTTCCTCGACATGAACGAGGGGGTCACTGCGTTTGCCAGGCCGTTcacggaggagctgcgccgctgcgaggagctgcagcgcaagctTCACTTCATCGAGGAGTCGATGTGCAAGGATGCGGACTTGCTTGAGAGGTACCCCGAGGACGTGCACATGAGCGCCACcgtggaggagatgcggTCATCGTTGCTGCGGGGACAAATGCACATGATCGACGACCGCATCGAGTCGACCGTGAACGAGCTGACTGCAATGCTCACGTCGCTCGAGGGGTTCCAGCATGAGATGAACCAGAACCAGGAGATGGCACTGCTCTACTACAAGTACAGGCTCTTGGTGGAGACACCGTGCGATATGGCTGCAAGCAACAGCAGCTACGCccaccacggcgctgccgtcagCTCAGAGGCGTTCTCCCGGCTAGCCAGCCTCTTCGGCTTCATTGACTCAAAACTCAGCGAGGAGCTCTACCGCCTCTGCTACCGCATCACCCGCGGCAACGCCATCGTCGAGATCAGTAACGAGCCGGCCATGTTCGTCGACGTCCAGACCGGCGAGCGAAACGTGGCCAAGACGTCATTTATGGTGCTGTGCGCCTCGCCGACGATGATCACCCGCTTGAAGAAGCTCATGATTGGGCTCGGCGCCGATGTTTACACCCTGGACGAGGTACAGAGTCGCGGTATCGAGCTCACCACCTCGACCACCGCCCACCACGTCGAGGACACCATCGAGGGGGTTGAGCGGCGCAAGCGCGATGTGCTGACGCTGTGGTACGAAGAGCACCGGCTGTACAAGACCTACCTAAAAGTCGAGAAGGTGGTGCTGACGGCGATGAACACGTGTGCCATGTCCGGCTCCACCTGCACGGCCTCCGCGTGGGTACCATTGCGCCACGAGCAGTCCCTTCGCCGTGCGCTGCaagacgccgtcgcctcggCAAACGGCAGCGTCGAGTCCATAGTGACGCTCCACGCCGAGCAGAAGCACCCGCCGACGTTTTTTGAGACGAACCGCTTTACCGAGTCGTTCCAGGGAATCGTCGACAGCTACGGCATGGCGCGTTACAAGGAAGTCAACCCGGGTGTGTTCACCATCATCACGTTCCCGTACCTGTTCGGCATCATGTACGGCGACATTGGCCACGGCTTTCTGCTGCTCTTCATCGCCCTCTTTTTCATCAGCAAAGAAAAAGCCTGGCGGACGGCGCAGCTCAACGAAATAGTCGCCATGGCGTTCGGTGGCCGCTACTTACTGCTGCTCATGTCCCTCTTTGCCATATACATGGGCGTCCTGTACAACGACTTCTTCGGCTTTTCTCTGAACCTCTTCTCCAGCGGCTACACGTGGGCCCCGATCTCGGAGCAGAAGGGCACCACCTACCCGACGACGCCGAACGGGCTGCCAAGTGTGAAGCCGCCGCGCGTTTATGCGATGGGTCTGGATGCGGCATGGGCCGAGACAGACAACAAGCTAGAGTTCTACAACTCTGTGAAGATGAAGCACGCTGTCATTGTCGGCGTGGCGCAGATGTTCGCtggcctctttctctctctcaacAATAGCATCTACGAGAAGAACTGGTACAAGATcgcctttttgtttgtgccCGAGTTCGTTTTCTTACTTTGCACCTTTGGATACATGTCGATTCTCATCATGGTGAAGTGGTGCCGCACGTGGGAGAACACGAACAAGGCGCCAAGCATCCTGGAGATCATGACGAATTTTTTTCTGCAGCCTGGCTCGGTGCCGAACCCGCTCTTCGGTGGACAGGCCGGGCTGCAGGTGTTTCTGCTTCTCGCGGCTTTTGCGATGGTTCCCTTCATGCTGCTGGGAATGCCATACATTGAGATGCGGGACTAcaagcggtggcagcggcgccggcaagTTTggggcagccgccgccgccacggcagagcGCTGCGGACCAGCGTGGTCACAATCGAAAATTCCGACTACACAGACGCTTTCTTGAATGAGCCGTCGGCGTccctgcagcaccggcagaccagcgacagcggtgacGAGAGCGCGCACCGGAATTTGAtgagcgacgacgacgaaacGGCGAACATTTTCGGTGACGACAACATGCATCCCTTTGGCGTGCCTGCAGCGAGCAGTGAAGAAGGTTCCACAGCCACGGTGATCGAGCGCGAAAACGAAAAATTCGAGCACTTTGATGTCTCGGAGTTGATCATCCACTATGTGATTCACACCATCGAGTATGTGCTGAGCAGTGTGTCGAATACTGCCTCGTACCTGCGGCTGTGGGCGCTGTCGCTCGCCCACTCGCAGCTGTCCGAGGTCTTCTTCAGCTTCACGGTGGCCAAAACGCTCGACATCGACAACAGCTCTGGCTTTGTGATTGCCATTGGGGTGTTGCTATGGATTGGCACGACACTCGGTGTGCTGGTGGGCATGgaggcgctgtcggcgttTTTGCATGCGCTGCGTCTGCACTGGGTGGAGTTCCAGAACAAGTTCTACGCTGGCGACGGACGGGCGTTCGATCCGCTGGACCTGACAAACCTTAACACGGCAAACTAG